In Halorhabdus rudnickae, the following proteins share a genomic window:
- a CDS encoding dihydrodipicolinate synthase family protein, which translates to MPEHAPPPGSEDPLDLQGVIPPTLTAFDNEGAVDYEQTAAQAEFVVDRGAHAVFPLGTNGEFPLVSGDEREQVIKTVVAAVGDEVPVITGVGAPGTQETVEHAERAARAGADGLVVVTPYYFPLDHEGAVEHYRQVAAAVERPIYVYHIPPRTGNTLAPETLQEIAAIDGIAGLKDTSEDVPWLGRAMADSPDLTYLAGSNALLYAGLEIGCSGLVSSVANAFPELVVDLYEAFDDGDEDRAQQLQRQVLDVLAAFDRGPYMAAVKTALSVRDVDVDPGPLRSPLRRLNDEETAALKADLAELGLL; encoded by the coding sequence ATGCCCGAGCACGCACCGCCACCGGGATCGGAGGACCCGCTCGACCTCCAGGGGGTTATCCCGCCGACGCTCACGGCGTTCGACAACGAGGGGGCCGTCGACTACGAGCAGACGGCCGCCCAGGCTGAGTTCGTCGTCGATCGAGGCGCCCATGCCGTCTTCCCACTGGGAACCAACGGCGAGTTCCCGCTGGTATCCGGCGACGAACGCGAACAGGTCATCAAGACGGTCGTCGCGGCCGTCGGGGACGAGGTCCCGGTGATCACCGGCGTCGGTGCGCCGGGAACCCAAGAGACCGTCGAACACGCCGAGCGCGCAGCCCGAGCGGGCGCAGACGGACTCGTCGTGGTCACGCCCTATTACTTCCCGCTCGATCACGAGGGTGCGGTCGAACACTATCGGCAGGTTGCAGCAGCCGTCGAGCGGCCGATCTACGTCTATCACATTCCGCCACGGACGGGCAACACGCTGGCGCCAGAGACACTGCAGGAGATCGCGGCCATCGACGGCATCGCGGGGTTGAAAGACACCAGCGAGGATGTCCCGTGGCTCGGTCGAGCGATGGCCGACAGCCCCGACCTGACGTATCTGGCGGGCTCGAACGCGCTGCTGTATGCCGGCCTGGAGATCGGCTGTTCGGGACTGGTCAGCTCCGTGGCCAACGCCTTCCCGGAACTGGTCGTCGACCTCTACGAGGCGTTCGACGATGGCGACGAGGATCGAGCCCAGCAGCTCCAACGGCAGGTCCTCGACGTGCTGGCGGCGTTCGATCGCGGGCCGTACATGGCAGCCGTCAAGACGGCGCTCTCTGTTCGGGACGTAGACGTTGATCCCGGACCGTTGCGGAGTCCACTCCGGCGGCTGAACGACGAGGAAACGGCCGCACTAAAAGCGGACTTGGCGGAACTGGGCCTCCTGTAA
- a CDS encoding redoxin domain-containing protein produces the protein MASTGDSAPTFTATFKGSDHETFDLEEQLGDGPVVLAFFPGAFTPPCSNEMVALQDHYDRFEEAGATLFGISADSSFSLGAFADEYDLEFDLVSDMAGDAIEAYDLTMDISELGLHGIANRAVYVLDDEGAVTYEWVAEDPTNEPDYDALLEAVEASQ, from the coding sequence ATGGCCTCAACAGGCGATAGCGCACCGACGTTCACGGCGACGTTCAAAGGTAGCGATCACGAAACGTTCGATCTGGAAGAACAGTTGGGCGACGGGCCAGTCGTATTGGCGTTCTTCCCTGGCGCGTTCACTCCGCCGTGCTCGAACGAGATGGTCGCACTCCAAGACCACTACGATCGGTTCGAGGAAGCGGGGGCAACCCTCTTCGGGATCAGTGCCGACTCCTCGTTCTCTCTGGGAGCGTTCGCCGACGAGTACGATCTCGAATTCGATCTCGTCAGCGACATGGCCGGCGACGCGATCGAAGCCTACGATCTCACGATGGACATTTCGGAACTCGGTCTCCACGGAATCGCAAACCGGGCAGTGTACGTCCTCGACGACGAGGGCGCTGTCACATACGAGTGGGTCGCAGAAGATCCAACGAACGAACCGGATTACGACGCGCTTCTCGAAGCCGTCGAAGCTTCGCAGTGA